The segment GTGTAATTATGGCAGTGACCGTTCTAAGACATCTAGTACGGAAGGATGCACAGAGCTGTACCTGAGGTGATTTGAATACTTTAAATACTTTGATTCTGTTGCTTTTTGTTTTCACCATAAAGAATTGTTCTGATGAGCTAGATTCATCTCATAAGAGGAAGGTGCAACCAACACAACCTTAGAACATTCTCGAGAAATCAGGACCAGATCCGAAATTTGATGACTCTGAATTACTCCCCATACCTTTCCCATCTATATTACATATTGCCCTTCTTGGGTAAAGTGGAGAGATGAACCCGCTGATGCAACCCGCGCCAATTAacaaaatctattataatgaCAAAGCACAAAACAATATGTGCTGATACGCTGAAGAAAGCTTGTTCTATTTAGAGTAATGGAGGATATTCGCTGGTGTGCGGATCTTGAAATCATAAGGTCGGTGTTTCGTCATGGAAGAAAGGTTTTGTCGTTATTTAGTCATTTAGAATACGGCTTTTCTTGCAACCTTGAAAGTATTGTCAGTACATTTATGTTCAGAGagcaaaatttcaaatatctacTCACTGCCCATGCGCCGGCTACTGAAGCCACAATTCCACCAGAAATCATCATAGGTCGAACTCCTCTTGTACTTTTGAAGATCATCCCACTGAGCGCACCTGCTAGAACACTGTTCGCAGAGTCATGTCTACCCCTCATATGTccaataaaagaattaaaacCATTGTACACCATAGCAATCACTCCTGCGGAGTTTCCCAAGAATGGCCCGCGTCTCGTAACAGCGTTCAGCACCGAGTTCAATCGTAGCTTTGGCGGTTGTGTCGCTGACCTCCTCAAACCCTCCTGTAATCCCCAAGCACCTCCCACAGTCAACGCTGTCAAATATGTCACACCGGTACCATAACACAAATCGTCTGACCAGCCTCTAGAGGGTAAAGCAGACTGCGATCCTGGAAGGTCCGAGAGGGTGGATTCTTCGAGAGATAGGTAATCTAAAGTCTGCTGATTTAAACCTGCCATGGGATGAAGTTGCGATGGATCTACGAGCTCTGGCCCTGTAAGAAAAGAGCTGACATCTTGCCCTTCTTGTGGGTTGAAAGGTGCAGGTGTGAAAGTGTCTGTTGGTgtatttgatgttgttgatccGCCACTAGAAGCATCCTTTGATGGCTTTCGCCCTGTCAACTTGTCCCAGAATGACATCTTCGGAATTGATGTGCGAGAACGTCGATTATGAATTCAAATCGGCGCGATTACCGTGAGTTTGGGTTGTTGACCGATAATATgtgaatatatcaaaaattctcTCGAGTACCGAACATATCTTACATtttcaaatacaaaaattTAGTTCCTTGAACGATTATGACGATGGGTCCGTGCACGATCAGCTCACGTGCAACATATAAACAATTTCACCCACCATCAAACTTTTTATGATTGTACTTCGGATCAAATTACATATGCATGTACTTTAAGACGACATTCGTGAACCATAAGAGGCCGTCTTGTATAGTTATTCCAGTCTTGTATTAGATATGCAGTTTTGGAGCTTCACAtaaattttcattcatttttggaCTGCATATTCTGAAAGCGTCCTGGGAGGAGAAGACTGACTTGGTATTCGAAATcattcccccctcccccaccTGAAGCgaggattgaggattgatTGTTAGTCGCTCGCCCACTCACACAACACAATGTCGTCAACAATACCTGGTGCCGGAGTTCCAACCGACGAACGACTTCTACCCAAATGGATTGAAAACCACCCTGAATCAAGTCAATCACAGTAATGTTGCAACATCTTTTTTAATTGGCCAAGTCACTAATCATGATTTCAGACTTGCGAGAAGTAGCCTTGATGATTTCTTGGAGAAAGCTGCCCAACCGCGACATGTAGGCAATTTCTACTATTCAATGACTAGCTCTCTTTATGGTTCATGTTGTGTTTTCAATGTTATACTTTGTCAGATTGTCCAAtactatttcaatttttcattcgatttcaaattcattatatttctatGCCCTGCTTCGCTTTAAAAATCAGCCTTTTACTTCGTTGTCTAGCGCTGTTTCCATCTTTGGtgtgatttcaatatctaatttGGTTGcgatattgaaatcataaTCTCATTTCTTAGATTCATTCCAGCATCCACTCCCTTTGAAGGTCCATCCATCTTTACTTTTAGCTACAGTCTCTTTTGGGGGTTTCTTGTTGTTTCAATGTACAATTCTGTCTGGATCTTTCATACTGACTGTGTGGTATCGCAGGCTTCCGGAAACGCATGCATTAAATTGTGTCATTTTATTGAACAGTGCAGAGCCTCGCAATCATCTTCCCTCAAGGAAGCCGCATATTCCGAGAAAACTTGTCTAGACTTGTTCAATTTCTACTTGGAATGGAACGAGAAAAATCAGCACCGGTCCATGCGTCAGATTTTGGATCTGTTGACATCTCTTCTTAATTCTCACCCTAACAAGTCTGTCTCGAAATCTGTGGTGGCAATTATTGTAGAACGATTGCTCTCCATCATCAGTCATCAAGCGTCTCAACCCCTAGTCAAACCTGCTTTCAAGATTTTGGAGCACTTAGTGGGAAAAGGTATAATAAGCATCGACGATCTCGCTACTCCTGGAAATAAGTCTCCTCTTCTCAATAAGCTAGATGTGTAAGTGATCCACCCATAAACTCCGATAGTTGAATGTGCAAATCGCAATTGAACACTACAAATGTATTTTTGGCACTCAAACTAGTGCGACAAATATCTCGAGATAAACAATTCCGATCCTTCCTCAGAGTTGATTGTTCGCTTCTCGATGCAATCTAGAACATTTAAAGACTGACATTGATGCTAGTACTAGTTCTACACTTGATATCATAGTGTCCGAAACGTTTCAATGGATGAACCTCCAGGAGGTCTCGCCATCCGCGGGAAAGTTCTTAGTGTCTCTTTTTAAAGTATCGAAGGAACTTGCTACTCAGGATCAAAGTGATGAAACCAAAGATCATACTAGACTATGGCAACGTTGGATCAGTGAAGGTCTCAGTAAGAATCCTGATGCTCTTGAGAATATTAAGAACTATCTTCTCCCACCTCTTTTCAAGCTCGACCGTGTTGGTTCTTTGGCATTTTTGCAGGATCTTAATCAAAAAGGACCTTTGAATATGGAGGGACAAGATATGGAATCTGAATCGCTGGTTCATTTATCAGCTATAGAAGTTGGAAAGAAAGCCGGCTTGGTCGAGGATTCTAGTAAGTTGCCCTTCCGCCTTTACATGATGGAACATTTTAACAGTATCAGATGTCACATCATTTCTGAAGGCCCCAAAGAAAAACACAGGCTGCATAATTCTACATGAAGATACTATTGGCCCATTATTGACTCATCCTTCCGATACCGTTCGATCCTTAGCGTTTTCGGTCCTAGTATCGTCCGCATCATCAATTCGGCCATTCAGCCCCGCAGCGCTCAATTTTTTGCAGGGAACTATGGCTCATCTCTACGCTGATACAGATGCGAAATTTCGCAATGACGTTTTAAGCAATACCAAACATTTGATAGAACGTATCAAGGGTGCAACCGCCTATCTCGTCAGAGAGATTGACCGTATGATAATTCAAGACCGTCAGAATGATCGTTTGGATGCGCAACAACTACTCAACGCGCATGAGAACTTCCTTACTTGGTTTTTGGAGTTCCTACAAGGGGAGCTTGTACCTACTGCATCCTATCAACGACACATCACATCGTTAAGGGCGATATCCTTGCTGCTACGTTCTGGCTTAGAGGAGCGTTCATCTGGTGATCAAAAGTTGACGACTACGCCTGACGCCACTATTTGGGCTCACACCCTAAGCATCTTCAACTCAGAGTCTATACGACTAATTCTTGATCTTCTAATGGATCCGTTTGAGGATGTCAGAAGTGGAGCCActtcgatattgaaatttgcCAGTGTCAATAACTTTCGATCCTCAAAGTCCCAGACTTCCACAGACTTCGATGTTTTATTGGAATTCATTGACCGTGCCGAGGGTTTTGCAAAGCGTACAGGTCGCGCGGACTTCGCGGATGGAGTTGCACGGTCTTACCAGATTCTATATGGCTTTTCGGACGTCAAGGGACGTCTGAGTCTTGTTGAAGGCCTCGTCGTCGGCCTAGAGAAAAAGGTGGTAATGGCACAAAGTGACTTGGGTGAAGCTGTTCTTGTTGCTCCAATTCATAGTGACTTTTCAACCATCAGGTAAACCTCATTGATAGCTATCAGGTACTAGGCTAACTGTTGTTATAAAGCTATATCTGGCAAGAAATCGACTTTTCTCAAGATGATTCCAAGGATGAGGGGACCGCtaaaattcgaaaagaatGGGAAGACCTGCAAAGTCGTATTGTTACAAGTTGTCACAATATATGGCAGGCTGTAAAAGACATACTTTGCAATGACTCTCCAGAAGGCCATATTCCTGAGGAAGTTGACGACGTCGAATCCATTGATACTAAGGATGTGTTGAGTTATAGCTTTAGGGCGATTCATGAATCCAGGTACAGCACCATGCCATAAGGTTATAGACTCCGTGGACGCTAATCTATGCATAGTAATCTGATGAGAACTGTTGtaacaaaagcaaaagatcGCCGCCATGATGGATCTCCAGTGATGGATCCAGAAATCTTCAAAAAAGTGGGAAACTTGACTTTTGAACAACTATCTAGCCTTCGACATCGTGGTGCTTTCTCTACAGTCTCGTTGACATTTGCCAGATGCTGTCAGCTTTCACAATGCCATAACTCTAGTGACCTGCTTGAAATCTGGTACAAAGTACGTGACTCCCCTCTGTTTACCTTAGCTATCGTTAAACTAATGGTTAGGGCGCACTAAAATGCATTTTTGAGCAAGCTTCTACAACACGCAGAAGCGCAGGAATTCCCGCACTAGTTACTGGAATACTATCCGCAAACAGTAAAAGTCCAGCTTTCGAAGACGTAATGGCGGAGCTGAAATCTCTGGCTGGGCGCCCTGTTACGTTATCTGAGACTGATGAAACAAATCTACCTCAAGTGCATGCAATGAACTGTGTGAAAGAGATATTCAAAAGCTCTATATTGGGCAAGCGATCAGATAAACATATTCCAGACTGTTTACAGCTCGCTGCAGACAGCTTGACTTCCGAGATGTATGTCACCAATGCCCATAGAGCGATCATGTGCTAATGAAAACGAAATAGTTGGGCGATCCGAAATTGTGGTTTATTACTGTTAAGAAGTCTTATTGATTGTCTATTTGGTACGAACGAAAACAAAGCTTCTATCGAGGCTGGCTGGGATGGTCGTTCGACGAAACTTTCATACGAAAAATATCCAGAGCTGCCTGAAATCTTGCTAAAGCTATTAACCAAGGAGACTCCAAGCACGGAGGATACTAATACCCCTGCGATTGGCGCAATAGAATCTGTCTTTCCCTCGTTGGATATCATTCGTCGTGCTGGTCCACCAGTTTTACTTCGTAACGAAATTAAGGAAAGGGTGTCAATACATTTGGGAAGCAAGTACTGGCATACCAGAGAACTAGCAGCCCGTACTATGTGTACATTTATGCTTCACGATAATTGGTTACCTGATCTACAGAATCTTCTCAAAATTCCGAATCCATCTACTAATTATACCCATGGAGTTTTGATGACAACCAATTTTGTGTTGGAACGCCGCCTTGCTGTGTTCTCGGGCCCTCCCAGTAAGTACTATATACTTGcttctatttttttattctaattGCAAAATGTAGGCGTTGAAGCCCTTATGCGTCTGAAAGATAATATCGAGGCGTTAGGTCGCCTTGGTCAGTGTCCAGAGACTTTGGCAACATATATCGATTTCAAGAACATCATTTACCAAATCCTACTCGCTCTTCCAGCCTCCAGTTTGGACAATGATGCTCGAGAAAAACTCATTGATAATCACGATTCACACAATATGTTATTGAATGGCGATGGCTGCAGCTACTCGAAAGTTAGCATTGACCTATCCTACGAAAAAAGCCTCGTAGGAGGTGCTTTGTTACATCAAGCAGCCGCCCGGGAAgctgtatatatatctggATTGACCAAGGATATACAAGCTCTTAAAAAGGCTTTGAACGATTATTGCGATATAGATCTTGATACAGCCACCGCATCCTTGGAATGTGTGCTACAAGCCTGGAAAAATCAGAACATCATGGTTTTGGAAGCGCTCTTAGATGCAGTAGTTGTAAGTCCAGCAGATCTGCAGAAGGGCGGGCCTAGCGCCTACGACTTGTACTCAAAAATGCTCAATAGCATCAAGAAATGTGACATGGATCAATATCTTTTGGACATTGGAGAGATTGCTCATTTCATGGGTTCTGAAAATGGCAAGTCTGGACCGCATTTGGCTCATGCTTTGATGAGGACAAGCGGTACATTCATGCTATTCAACTGGCTGAAGTCACGGGGCAATGTCAACGCCCAGATAAACTTCATGGCAAGAGCAGAAAATTTGAGTGAAGCTGGAAATTCATACAATGTGAGCTTTCTCACTTCCACCAAGTGTCTTGAAATATTGCTAACTCATCATAGGACTTTGATACCCGTTTTGCTGCTGTAAAAGGATTTTCTTACTTCTTTGCCTGCCTACCAGATGAGTTCAAGTGGGGCTCTGAAGTACTCCCATGTCTCATCGCCCTTTACGATACTCTCaacgatgatgacgatgaagtgCGCGAGCTTGGAGCACAGATAGTTTCTTCTATTGTAGGCAAGCCTCTAATTCCGTTGGCTGCGTGTGAGGAGTTCGCAGAATGGCTGAGGCTTAAATACCCACGAGATCAAATGTTCAGCTGGAATGTCATTTGTCGTATCACAGGTAGCGATGAGTTCATATTTCATGGTGCTTATGCAGGATTATGTTCGCCTGAAGACCAACTTACAGCAGCAATGAAACAAGACGATGCTCtgtttgttgaagaagaacaaaatcTCTTCATTGATGAAGTCAGAGAAGCTAAACTTTGGAGTAGTGTTCTTTCAAAGGATCTCAAGGTTCTTCAGGCCGAAAAATCCGGGGAGTATCAATGGCAACAATATAGCCATCTTGCTaaatggattttgaatgCACTCCGACAGCTCAACATAATTATGGAGAAAAATGATGGACCTCTTGGATGGACATCAAAGCCAAGTATGTTTGCAACATGTGTAAGAATCCTTTTCGGTGCAAATGTTCTTCTTGAGAGTAAGAATACACTTCCCGAAAATATATCACGGATTCTTAGCCAGAATGAGATCAGCGAAGCATTGAGTGTTTTCAAAGATCTTGGcgaaaagaatgatattcACCCAATTCTTCTGTCGAAAGTCAGCGAGAACCAAGCTTCACTCCTTAACAGAAGATGACGAGGCTTATGACTAGCCTTGCCTCGTTATAATCTGATCTATAACAAGTAAATATAAACAACTCGCACCATCACATGTGAACCCCAGCAACCACTGAATGAAGCCAACTCAAACTTGTGGAATCTTTTAAAagcaatattttgaatatttcgcccctttttaaaattgtattaCAACATATCCAAAGCATCTTAGTAAGTTCTGCTTCAATAGCTCGCATTTGAAAACTCCCAACGTTTAATTTCCATCAGATCCTTCATCGTTGACAAGTTCACCACCCCCGAACATATTCTGCGAACAAAGCTATTATCTCTTCACCAACGACAATATGCAAAAAAACCAAATCGTAGCAATGCTCCTCTGTTTTGTCTTCCTCCTCATGTTTGTTATGATTTTCGTAACTATGCGACTTGTCAATATTTTTGTAAGTGTATCTTAGAACCTTTGCTTCTCCCCCTTCTCTCTACCATCATATTTGACTCCCCACCTCGTCTTTGACCTTTTTCTCAGGCACTTCTGTTCCGATCACAGCTAACACATGAAATCACTAGGCGCATAAAATGTAAGATTCAATCAAGGACATTAATGCCGTTCTACCTACCTTGATTTCTATCAATATACCTACGCAAAGCTCACAAGTCCATTTCTAGTTCGAATGCAAAATCAGCTCTCAGCGCAGACCGAGCACTCGACGGCGATGATGGCGCAACAACTGTTACTGGGCCAGCCACTGCGACGGTCTGAAATACTTTGGCAAAGCTTAGATTGAGATTACGCAATTGACAACAAAAAAGTCActtgaagaaaagatcaTTGGAGGAAAGACTATTGGGCTGTATACATAGGCATCTGATCGCTACAATTGTATGGTAAATCTGGAGTGGATATCCATGTACGGAGTGAAAGGAAATCGATGACTTGTGGTAGTTGCTACCTTCTCTTATGAAAAATTCCAATCCCTTCTACCACCGACTCATGCAAGCTCATCGCGCAGGATTCTCAAATTGCTTTTCATTGCCCCTATCTATTCcaactcaaaattctaattctgaCTCAAGCCCTAACACCCGGGATGCTCTAAGCTCTTTCATGCCCATTCCTCCATTCATCTACGGCCCCAAAACAACCCAAATTGCATCTTTCGTCGTCGTCTTCGTCTGCACATCATCACTCTCATTATAAACCCCCTCACACGGAAACCTCTCACACCCAGAAACATCCCCCTCAATCACATCCTCTCTAGTCAGCCCATACTGTCCCTCCCCAgtcccattcccattcctatCACCATCATACCCCCACATCCAATGCACACCCTCGTTATCACAACAATTCCAAATCGCACTGACGTCAAAAAACGTGATATCCTGCCAACAAGCAAAACACACTTCTCCCAGGATGTATTTTTCCGGTCCGGGATTTTCTAGCTTGTAGAAATCAGGGTCTGCGGCTTTGAAATTGCCGCTCCAGTCGGGGACCGAGAGTGAAAGATACTGAGATGGCGCTATTGTTTGGGGCGGGATGGAATAACTACCGCTGTTGGGTGTGAAGATCAGGAGACgtggagaggaaaagagattttGGAATGTGAGGGTGTGGCTTGTAGCGAGGGAGAGCAGGGAAGACAGTAACAACATGAACAGAGAGAACATTGTGCAGAATTTTGCTAGTATCTTTTCACACCCGTTGATATTCttcacttttttttcttcttcttcttcttcttcttcttcttcttctttttacaTCAATCTTCTCCTGAGcattattatataacttGCGCAGTTTTACGCTTTCGACTATGCGTTGTTCGCGGTCGCGATTGAGAGGTCGTTTTCGTTCCGTGGTGGATGAGTGGCTGTGGTTGGAATGTGCGCATCAAGAATTGTTCTTGGCAGGGGGGAtgttttgagaaattgagattagCGAGATGGCTCATCTGAATGCATTTTCTCTCGTATGTTTCGTTCGTTCCGCAACACCATGAATCTTCCGGTGCAGGTTGGCCGGCGTTCGAATCTGTGTCGGGATCTGTATATTGTGAGACGAGCAAGTTTTATCTCCGGGACGATAATAATTTCGGACGTCACTGAAAACGCAGCTTTTTCAGAGTTTCCATGCTAGTTAGCGATTTTGGACGTTCTCTTTATTTTGGGCCCAGCTGTACATTCGAATATTCTGTTGAAGTTTGGAATTCTAATAGCTTTTTGGTTGCCAAACACATGAGCATCAAATAGTATAGCATTCACGTATTGCGAATATTTGCCCGCATACCCCCACAGCCCTCGTTTGGTATTAGACTAATCGGAGACCCCCTCTCCAAAAATGCTAATGTTCAAAATACTTCGCTTCAaataagatatcaaaaaccggtctttttttttaatatataatttaattttccaACCAACAACAACGTCGAGAGACACTGTGTCCGAGGGATCAAGCTCCTCGGGAGATTGAACCGAATCAATAAACTCCCACGCTGCATAGCAATCTTCTCCTCAACAAAAACCGCATCTACATAATCTCCTACTCGAGATTGCTCTCCGAATCATGAACTTACTTTACCTACATTGGCAATCCTCACTCTATAATCCATATCCTGACGATGATCAAAAAACCGCACAAGAATCAACAGTTAGAATGCATACGAGCATATTATCTATGGACGATTCCGTAGGAGTCACCAGGAGAAAGAAGCGAGAATAGGTAGGAATGTGAACGTGCGTGGGGATTCGCATGGGTTGAAGTTAAAACCATTCTCAGCCAAATTCTTGGGTATTCTGAATTGACTTTGGGATTGaagaattatttttatatattaaggttgagatgagagaatgTCCGTATCTTGTAGTCCCAATCATGTTCAGAGAATATCCTCGAATCGATGTTTTGACTGTTCCCAGTATGGGAAGCCTATATTCATATGAcaagaatgaaatagaaaagTATACATCTTATATTCCAGAGCACACCTTAAAATCATTCTCGAGCCAGTATCTCGAACATGTCAATTGGTTTGGACTAATCGAATTCACATCAGAAGGCAGGAACAAAGAGTTTCATCAATATTCATTAAGTCTATAAGCGTTTCTCATCATGTGTCTCCAACCCAACTgccatctttctttttcttaccATCACTCCTTCCTTCTGAGATCCAAGTCTCGACCAGACCCTGCTTAggatcttcatcttcatatcctAGGCTCCTCCTTACTTTGAGCACTTCCTGCCTAACCCTAGTCGTGACTTCCTCCCGTAACGCAACTGCCTCTTTGTAGTATTTAAGACCTTCCGTAAGTTCCCCCATTTCAATGTTATCGTCCAAGCCCTTCCTCCTTAGTGCCTCCTTTTGCAATTGGACAAGCTTTTGCCAGCGAAGGCGGAGGTCTCCGAATATACGCTCCCCGTCAATTGATTCACCAAAAGCAATTCGGATGTTCTTGCCAACACGAGGAAGGAAACGCGGGAACTCTCTCGATTCGTGCATTATATCTTGGTTTCCGTCGATGAAGATAGGAACGATCTCAGGTAAAGGTTCGCTTTCGAGAATAAGTCGGGACACTCCCCATTTGAAATAACGTAGTGACTTCTTTGGATGCTGGTGTACTCGTCCTTCAGGAAATATATGTATCCAACTGTGTTTTCGTGAGGTATATGCCGAGGGTGCAGGAAAGACATCTATGCCATTTGTAGTATACGTGAGGTCGccagaagagaaaggatcGACAATATCAGGATCTTTTGGTCGCAtagaaatcttcttctttgccttttgTATCGGTGGTTCGTAACGTGTAGTAAAAGGCTGCGCGGAAAGCATTCGTATTGCTTGTGCAATTGTAGGCTGAAAGAGTCCACCATTCTCGGAGTATGC is part of the Botrytis cinerea B05.10 chromosome 13, complete sequence genome and harbors:
- the Bctim23 gene encoding Bctim23, with translation MSFWDKLTGRKPSKDASSGGSTTSNTPTDTFTPAPFNPQEGQDVSSFLTGPELVDPSQLHPMAGLNQQTLDYLSLEESTLSDLPGSQSALPSRGWSDDLCYGTGVTYLTALTVGGAWGLQEGLRRSATQPPKLRLNSVLNAVTRRGPFLGNSAGVIAMVYNGFNSFIGHMRGRHDSANSVLAGALSGMIFKSTRGVRPMMISGGIVASVAGAWAVARKAVF
- the Bctaz1 gene encoding Bctaz1 encodes the protein MVASSYTKLESDPPTKPSLPWRFSSSLIMGVTGAITRFFYYGLSNVEVIGLERFKATLDRRENPEERERGLITVSNHVSVLDDPLIWGVLPLKYGFNPSNHRWSLGSYDICFQNKVLSTFFTLGQVLPTHRGAYSENGGLFQPTIAQAIRMLSAQPFTTRYEPPIQKAKKKISMRPKDPDIVDPFSSGDLTYTTNGIDVFPAPSAYTSRKHSWIHIFPEGRVHQHPKKSLRYFKWGVSRLILESEPLPEIVPIFIDGNQDIMHESREFPRFLPRVGKNIRIAFGESIDGERIFGDLRLRWQKLVQLQKEALRRKGLDDNIEMGELTEGLKYYKEAVALREEVTTRVRQEVLKVRRSLGYEDEDPKQGLVETWISEGRSDGKKKKDGSWVGDT